AtcaaagaatataatttttcacagaACTCCTTCCAAGAAAGAAACACCAAGTAAAAGGAACGGAACTAAACAGAATATAATCCCATCAAGGCCGAAAAGAGAAGCTAAAGAATTTTAAGGTCTTTTCTGTGTTGgctgcttctttttctttcccttcaCATGATCACTTTATAtacagaaaaaagaagaaaaagaaaagggatgaAGTAAAAGCAAACTGGCCATCCCGTCTTTGCTCTTTTCTCTATCTTCACCTTTGAAAATTCACTAATACTGATGattttcatgcaattttttatattaaaaataaaagcaggAAAAGCcctttttcttgttgattGCAATTCATATGATCAACTTAAGATCTGTTTGGAATATTTATCAATCCCCAAGTATGGTGTGCCTAGAAAACCTCCTCATCACCAGCCTTTTGTATGCTTCTATGGGTTTGTCTGGCTTTAGTAACATGCCAAACTCTATATTCTTTCTTGGGATTCCTTCAGTCAGCCTGTATGATTATGCTTTGaagattataataaatattatgagtttGTGCATGTTGCTTTGCTGTATTATACTAAGATTGATAGGACTAATGTATAGATCTGAAAGGCCAGAAGCTCAACAATCGGATATCGAACCAGTCCGGCAATCTTGGTTTCTGGAAGATTAGGATCTCAACCATGAATTTCAGTTGCAGGTTTGTGGAAATAAACcacacataaataatttttattatgaagtttggaagaaaaaataaaagaaaaagtatccACTAATTAGACTTTAAATGTTATGCGGTGTTGGTATATCAGTTTTTGTTTGACTAGCATACTATATGGTTCACGCTTCTTGTGCTTTCCCCTTTTTAGGCTGGGTAGGGTGAAGACAAGGTTTTGAATAGGCAATTTGGGTCTAAAATGAAGGCTTCTTTTTTATAGTGGGATATCATTCAACACAATGTCCTTTATTATACATCATGTGTTTGTGGGGTAAAGGGAGTAAACACTGAAATGCCCAATTTTCGATTGAAATGATGGAGagctcttctttttcttgcttcTAATTAGCCATTGCACCTGTAATTGCATGTTCAACCTATCTTttcatgaattatatataatgtgatCCCAAGCAGTGAACATAATGCCTCCAATTACAGGCATATAACAAGGGGGATGACTTTGGGATGCCGAATATTGTGATTGTGATTGTgattatgaataataattatctagTCCCTAATATAAGACAtcattatttgatataatgGCTTCTGGCGAAATTTGTGGAGCCTAGGGCGCACGCGTGAGGTtgatttcttgattatttCCTTCACATGTCGTTGCCAACTTGCTCTATATAATGTCACTGTATGATTTGAttgtcaataaatttattcacattcattgtcatatatatatatatatagcatcaATAAACTATACATAatagataattacattacaaAGTGCACAAAACTGGGAAGAGACTGATTAGAAATAGAATAACTAAAGACCAAACATTCCCTAAATCTTAACTTAATTTAGTGAATGTCTAGATTGTGCCGTACAAAACAATATTTCACATACGTACacgtgtgtatgtgtgtgtttgttagTTTGAGTGATGGATAAAAGTGGAAAACAAGTGGGAATGGAGGACTTATACCTCCCcgcccaaaaaaaaaggaaaaaaaggagTGGgagtgggggggggggggggggggggggggggggggggtgttaGGGTAGTATGGTATGGGTTGGACCCACAGCACAGGAGGGAGCAGAGAATTTGTGTctgaaatgtatttttattgatggagttattaataatattcctcctatattattatatataagtaaatacGAAAGTAGTAATGGGAACATGAAAAGACAAGGCGTAGTAGAAAGACAAATATTGAATACTTTATTCTTTGAtgcttttatttgtttgttggttaaagaaagaaaatgaaagcaaGTACAAGAAGCCTGAGGACACACAATCGCTTTACGTCTAATTCCATTCCATGCACATCAATCAATATCCCATACAATACAATACATACATCACCCATGATATATACCcccctttattttattttttttaaaatgaaaaatatttgatttttgtttcttaataGGTTTTTTTGAGTctagtaataaataatatattttaaaattgaaataaggAATTAGATGATAAACActtaaaagaaaagcaaaaggcAGTGTGGGGAATGGCAGGCAGCAGGCAgggtaatttctttttcttgagaaGGCGATGAGCAGGAAACATGATTTGGAGTTATTTGGACATTGTCCCTACTTGCCTTCTTCTGCATGCTGCTCCTCCCTCCTCCCTCCTCCCTCCTATTCCACAACCCAACTTAATCCAATTTTTACCATATCACGGTGAAAAACAATTTTCACCTCTTTTAATGAAAGCAAGCAACACTACTGCGCATGCATGCATCCAAtttccaattattttatttatttccaactcaaaagtgaaaaagtgctttgtttttcctttttttttttctttcttggcgGTTGTTAATTTTGGTTGCAACTCCCATGCATAGAATAGAATCAAGTTACAAATCCTCTTTTCCGGTTTATCTAGCACCATGCATTATGATTATTAGAGTAATCATCGTGATTCAGAAAAAGAGTTGTTTTCttgccatttttattttttttacgaTATTAtgtatgaattaaaatttacattaatttaaattgaggcatatatatatatatatggagtaaataattaattgttgggGGGTTGTAGGCAGGCAGAGGCCTCAGAGTGTTTGGGCACCGGTGGGAACGGGAAAGAGGAGAAGGAGAAAAGAGAATGGGGAAACCCCACAATGATGGAAATCATGgaactcaatttttttggaaaaagaaagattggaaaaaaacaaaaagaaaagaaaagtagagtgagggagagagaaaaatagaatttaaaggAAGAAAGTTTAGAACAAGAGATAGCGATTTGAGAATgcaacatatacatacatatatatatatatatatagagagagagagagagagagagagagagagagagagagaNNNNNNNNNNNNNNNNNNNNNNNNNNNNNNNNNNNNNNNNNNNNNNNNNNNNNNNNNNNNNNNNNNNNNNNNNNNNNNNNNNNNNNNNNNNNNNNNNNNNNNNNNNNNNNNNNNNNNNNNNNNNNNNNNNNNNNNNNNNNNNNNNNNNNNNNNNNNNNNNNNNNNNNNNNNNNNNNNNNNNNNNNNNNNNNNNNNNNNNNNNNNNNNNNNNNNNNNNNNNNNNNNNNNNNNNNNNNNNNNNNNNNNNNNNNNNNNNNNNNNNNNNNNNNNNNNNNNNNNNNNNNNNNNNNNNNNNNNNNNNNNNNNNNNNNNNNNNNNNNNNNNNNNNNNNNNNNNNNNNNNNNNNNNNNNNNNNNNNNNNNNNNNNNagaaaaaatttatttaaagagagagaaaagaaaaacattttcctcctccttcctttccttctttatttctctctctctctctctctcacatccgtttctattttttcaacaCTCACTCACCCGCCCGTTCACCACACAGTCAGTCACACAccaattctctctctttttcctctctcacacatacacacactacATAAGAGAACACAGCACTGAAGCTGAAGCACACACGCATTCTGTAACGCAATGTTGTCTCTCTAGTTACTAACATGACCGGGTGGCGAACTTACTCCCCACGGTTATGAATACCAACTCTGCAGACTGCGGCGCCGATCGCCACCCTAATGAGCACTTCACTGGCTTCTGTCCCTCTTGCCTCTGCGAGCGCCTCCACACTCTAGACTCCTCCTCCAACACTCCCTCctcttccccccccccctcctcCGCCTCCGctgccgccgccgccgccatCAAATCCCTCTTCTCCTCTACCTCTAAATCTAACAATTTTCCTCCGCCTCCCCCTCTCCCTAAACCTTCAAAACCGTCTTCATTTTTTCCCGAACTACGTCGAACAAAGTCATTTTCTGCTTCCAAGAACGAAGCTTTAGGCCTATCCTTTGAGCCCCAAAGGAAATCTTGTGACGTTAGGGTCAGAAGTACTCTTTGGTCGCTCTTTACACTCGACAGCGAGAGTAAAAGTGTTGCTGATAACAATAAACCCGCTTCTGCTTCCGCTGCTTCATCTTCCTCTCATCAAAATCTCCAGAACAGCAAAAAAGTTGAATCTTGTTTTCCAAATAAGCCCGTTTTTGAGGAAGAGGAAAATGAGGAGGATTTTAAAGACCCTGAAAATATAGAGGATGTTGCTTTCGtggatgatgatggtgatgagGATGGAGATGAAATTAGGCCTGTGCGCGATTCGCATTTGGAGGGTTTGAGAAACGTGGTTGTAGATGTGAATAGCGGTAAGATTGTGGAAGAAGAGGTGGTTCTTCCTAGTAATTTGAAACCTATGAAGGATCATATACTTGATACTCAGGAAAAGAAGAGTTCAGGAGGGGGATTTTGGGGAGCAGCATCGGTTTTTAGCAAGAAATGGCATAACTGGAGGCGGAAACAGAAGATTAAGAAGCAGAATAATGGCGAAAACTTAGCTACATTGCCTGTGGAGAAGCCAATATCTAGGCAATATAGGGAGACTCAGTCCGAAATTGCTGATTATGGGTTTGGGAGGAGGTCTTGTGACACTGATCCCAGGTTTTCGCTTGATGCTGGAAGAATCAGCTTGGATGATCCAAGATATTCTTTTGATGAGCCTCGGGCTTCTTGGGATGGTTATTTGATAGGGAGGAGTTTTCCCAGAATGGCACCTATGGTTTCTGTATTGGAGGACGCCCCAGCTGTGCATGTATCACGCTCTGATATGCAAATTCCAGTCGAGGAACCAACAATGAAATCCAACAATGAGGAGGAAGGTGTGCCTGGGGGGTCAGCGCAAACTAGGGAGTACTACTtagattcttcttcttcaaggAGGAGGAAGAGTCTTGATAGGTCTAGTTCAATTAGGAAGACCGCTGCTGCAGTGGTTGCTGAGATTGATGAACTGAAGGTGGTGTCTAATGCTAAGGTTTCGCCGACCACCACGGATTACTTACACGGAGCGAAATTTTTGGCGGAAAGAGACTCGAGGGACTCAAATTCAAACTCTTTAAGAGATGATCTTTCTGAAACGTTTGAGTTGAGTGGTGGATTTCGGGATAGTATCAATTCTGTGATAGGGAATGGGGACAGAAAGGAGTCGAAAAAGTCTAGAAGGTGGAGTTCAAAAATATGGGGTTTCATACACCGGCGTAATGGTGGGAATAAGGATGAGGATGAAGAGGAGAAATACAGTAGAGCAAATGGGGTGGAGAGATCACTATCTGAGTCTTGGCAGGACCTGAGGAGGGAAGGGAATGGAGATGTGAGAGGTGGCTTTAACAGAAATATGTTTCGAAGCAACAGTAGCGTGAGCTGGAGAAATGCCAATCACATTGGGGGCTCATTTGCGAGTATGAGGAAATCAGCTGTGGAAATGAATGGACATGGGAAGAAGAGGAATGAGTTTGTGTTGGAGAAGAATCGGAGCGCAAGGTATTCTCCCAACCATTTGGATAATGGACTTCTCCGATTCTACTTGACACCTATGAGAAGCAGCCGGAGAGGGGGATTGGCTAAAGTCAAGCCCAATACCTCACACTCAATTGCAAGAAGTGTACTGCGGCTGTACTGAGATTCAAGGTCCTCTTGTTGTTGTTCTGATTTTCTGTTAAGAGACTTGCTGCATTTGTTGTGTAATCACATAAGCCAATCGGGTTCTTGTTGTTTGCCATGCATTTTGAATCTTTGATCAGAATactattttagtatttttaataatgagaaaattcCCATGTTTCTTTGTCTCTGATTCAATTTGTGAATTACTTCTTTCGTTACAAGAGTTTCTCTTACTGTCATGACTGCTCAAGCCTGGTAATTGGCCATGCCTCATGTTTAAGGACTCACTCCTTTGATTGCTCGTCAAAGGCTGATAATTAACACTACCTACATAAGCTTTTTCATGGTTATAGTAAAACTAATCACTGACattatatttacatcaaattatctctctttttcttttaattgtgTCTGCTTCAAACATTATCTGCTTTTCTGATTTGATTCTTATAAAGGCGAAATTTACGGAATAAAAACGTTGATACACCATCAGTATGGTGAGGGACACAAGGGGTCCCAGTTAAGatttcaagtttttttctttctgacaGAATCTTATGAAACAACAAATGGAGCTTAATGCTAGGAAAAACCTCACTTTGGTAGATGAAATTTCATTTCCATACACCTCATTTTGGTCGATGCAATTTGTTCACTTAAAGAAATGAgtgttcatattttattatgacttGGGTTGGGTGGTAATATACTTTTGGGAAGTGATTTTGATGATTGTTTGCTTGTTAGCAATGATTGTTGGTGTGGTGTGTGTTGTTAGTCCTTATCATAGAAACAAAGCAAAGTGGATATTCACCaataaagggaaacaataaTGTGTTCTACGAAAAGCTGAAATTGGACAGAAATGTCTCAAGACTTGGTTCTGTTCTAAGGGATTGTCACCCGGACAATTCAGTTTCAGGCCTTGTTTCAAGCTTTTGTCTTGttacatatgtatttttgtgcAAGCACGCGCATGCATATATCATCtctacttttcttttctcattacACATTTTTAACCGATGTCTAGATTAAGTAAAACAGGCCAACAGAGGAGGTAGTTTAGTCCCTAGTGTTTCAGTTTTTCTGCAATTCTTAGTGAAAATTGTGTCAGGATTCGGTGGTTTAGGTGATTCAGGCATGAGTCGAGGTTTGAGGGGGGCAGTCAGCAGTGGGCAGTGGGCTTGGGCTGGCTAGAAAAGTGGGATGCAGCAGcttctaatttttcaattatcagTCACTAGAAGCTGTGAACTCGATTTCTTGATGGTGGTTTAGGACAAAAGAGGATCAAGTATTTTCGAGTAGATAACCTGTCTAAATGcatcaaaagtaatttttcaaactgatgtggtcgaggtttTTTTGCTAAGGAATAAATCGGGATTTTACCACGACGGACTTTTACACCAGGTGAAATATTGTTTCCGCAAAATGTGTAATAATCAAGAAGGAGGGGTcttgtcaatgaatagtagtcttggattaaaaaattagtattttggtatttataggggtgttggaaattatatggtgtgATAGGTTTTATGTACTTATGGTGTGCCTCCTATATATCCAATTACTCTTTTgcccttataattttatatatttttttactaatgtataTCATACAGCCCCCCACTCTCGGACGGAATATGAACTTTCTGGTAGAATATTTTGTAcgagagtaaatatttttctgaattgaGTTAACACATGGGAGTGGGTGCACCTCGGTCGTAGGGTGCACCACGAACCCAGCTCGAGGCGGGGGCTGGCGCGGCcggggggagggggggtgCACCAGGAGGTCACCCTGGCGCAGCCTTGGGCGCGCGCACCTCCAGCTCGAGGCATTGCCTCGAGCTGGCTGGGGGGGTGCACCCCGAGGCCAGCTCGCAGGCCCGNNNNNNNNNNNNNNNNNNNNNNNNNNNNNNNNNNNNNNNNNNNNNNNNNNNNNNNNNNNNNNNNNNNNNNNNNNNNNNNNNNNNNNNNNNNNNNNNNNNNNNNNNNNNNNNNNNNNNNNNNNNNNNNNNNNNNNNNNNNNNNNNNNNNNNNNNNNNNNNNNNNNNNNNNNNNNNNNNNNNNNNNNNNNNNNNNNNNNNNNNNNNNNNNNNNNNNNNNNNNNNNNNNNNNNNNNNNNNNNNNNNNNNNNNNNNNNNNNNNNNNNNNNNNNNNNNNNNNNNNNNNNNNNNNNNNNNNNNNAGCCCTCCTCAAGCTTAGCTTGAGTTTTCAAGTGTTGTGAGGAGGTGCTAATTTTTGCGTCACCTGGGTTTTGAACCCAGGTTAAAAGGGTGGTGAGTAGGAATTCCTACCACTAcaccatcaaatattttttaacaatactTGCTCTCCTTTTCTATTAGTAGGAGTCATTCAGAGTTTATTCATCTCATCCgctaaattttttcatttgtctTGAGAATTTCGACATCATTTTCAAGAGAGACTCCTCATAAATAATTCTTACAAGTGGTGATAGAGCCCCCCAAGACTTTGGAGGAAGTGAAGCGacgtatttttttcttttctgaaggCGTTGCCTCTTGGGGTGATTTTTTCATCATCCATTAGGTTGAAAATCTTAGGAGGTGACTCGTTAGTATTCTATATTCGTAAATGTAGTCGCTACACTTACTCAGTTGTTGTTCTGTTCTCATACGACTTATATTCGTCGAATGTTGCCTCAAGGGATGTTTTTGCTCATGCCCTGGAGTTAGATTTTTACCAACTTCGAAAGGGGGGCAAAACTTTGCGAGGCCAACATATTTATGTGGGGACATTGCATCAAGGATTTGATAAGGGGATGTTGCCTCAAAGGATACTTCATGTCCCGGAGTCGGTCTTTTACCAACTTCAAAGGGATGTGAAGTTTTCGGGGCGACATTATTGACGAGGATCTCAATGAAAGTTCCGTTTAGGGGGTCCCGGGGCAATAGCGACTTTTGTCTATATGACAATGACGATTTTTGCCTCTAGGGTCCTCGTGAAACTTCAAGGATCTCTACGCCTAAATTCGTCTCGTTTGTTGGGACTACTACAAGAAAACCAACTTCATTACTTAAACTCCGAAATACAAAGTGTTAGGGAAAATCAAAAGGGGAGAAGGATATGTCGAGCTACTACTCGAGTTTTCTCCTATTACAAGTGACtagccaaaaaatattttttttttccgctACGTGAACTTTGAGCTCCTCCTTCATGGCTTGTTGATCGTTTTGAGGTCACAGGATGACTCCTGCGGTGNNNNNNNNNNNNNNNNNNNNNNNNNNNNNNNNNNNNNNNNNNNNNNNNNNNNNNNNNNNNNNNNNNNNNNNNNNNNNNNNNNNNNNNNNNNNNNNNNNNNNNNNNNNNNNNNNNNNNNNNNNNNNNNNNNNNNNNNNNNNNNNNNNNNNNNNNNNNNNNNNNNNNNNNNNNNNNNNNNNNNNNNNNNNNNNNNNNNNNNNNNNNNNNNNNNNNNNNNNNNNNNNNNNNNNNNNNNNNNNNNNNNNNNNNNNNNNNNNNNNNNNNNNNNNNNNNNNNNNNNNNNNNNNNNNNNNNNNNNNNNNNNNNNNNNNNNNNNNNNNNNNNNNNNNNNNNNNNNNNNNNNNNNNNNNNNNNNNNNNNNNNNNNNNNNNNNNNNNNNNNNNNNNNNNNNNNNNNNNNNNNNNNNNNNNNNNNNNNNNNNNNNNNNNNNNNNNNNNNNNNNNNNNNNNNNNNNNNNNNNNNNNNNNNNNNNNNNNNNNNNNNNNNNNNNNNNNNNNNNNNNNNNNNNNNNNNNNNNNNNNNNNNNNNNNNNNNNNNNNNNNNNNNNNNNNNNNNNNNNNNNNNNNNNNNNNNNNNNNNNNNNNNNNNNNNNNNNNNNNNNNNNNNNNNNNNNNNNNNNNNNNNNNNNNNNNNNNNNNNNNNNNNNNNNNNNNNNNNNNNNNNNNNNNNNNNNNNNNNNNNNNNNGGCAGTTGGTTGAACCAGGCTAGTGCGCGTTTTGACAGCGTAGTGCGGAAGACCTTGCAGTAAGCGGCGTCACTTAGATCGTACCAATCAATCTTGGCGTAAAATTTGTCTAAGTGTTCTTGTGGGTCTCCCGTTCCATCATACTCCGACAGATTCGACACCTTAAGACCAGCTGGGAGCGCCTCTGCCCGAATGTTGGAGGCAAATGGGCTCCGTCTTGGAGGTGCCACACCCAACGGCAAGTGGGAATCCTCGGCTCCCCAAGTTGGTGGGGGGGCGAAAGGTTCTCGATTATGGAGATTCCGATCTTGAGTTTGTGCAACTTTGGGTCTGGAAATCCGACTATTTACTTCCTCTCGCCTctgctcctcctcctcggGAGCCGATGATAGTTCTCGACTTCTACGAGGGGAAGGAGGGGGCGGGTTCACTGGTTGTTGCGCCACAAATTGGGCCACGGCTTGAGCCGCAGCTCGTGTAGACGCGTCTCGTACGAAAATTTTTGATGTGACGAGGGGAGTCCCCCATTGAGGGGTGTTTGCTGGTGTGTTAGGGGGGTTACCTCCTGAGGAACTGACTGTTCACCAGGGGGGTTCTGTTCCATTCCGCTCGCTTGGGCTTCTCGTATTGCGTCTAGATCGTGTACGTCACGGGCTTTGGACCTGGTGTGCATGCTCAACGTCGAGGTGAAATTttttcccacagacggcgccaatgatgtggtcgaggtttTTTTGCTAAGGAATAAATCGGGATTTTACCACGACGGACTTTTACACCAGGTGAAATATTGTTTCCGCAAAATGTGTAATAATCAAGAAGGAGGGGTcttgtcaatgaatagtagtcttggattaaaaaattagtattttggtatttataagggtgttggaaattatatggtgtgATAGGTTTTATGTACTTATGGTGTGCCTCCTATATATCCAATTACTCTTTTgcccttataattttatatatttttttactaatgtataTCACAAACATTATAATACatgtgatttgtattttatgtatttaagtgagggataattatattcaaccTAATTCATTAGtgtttcataaattacaatgagctctcctaaaatttgatatagttaccaacatttttttgttatttaaaaaatgactaatattcttaatatttgataaaattatataatcttgaATAGAGAGTTGGAATTCTCCACTtctttactgtattttttaaaaaaaaaaactgaaaatttgtaaaagaaaacaGGAGATGtgaatggaaaattttgaaattttgttaaaaaaaaaaaaagaaaagattcatttaatccataaaggaaattttaaaaaaattaaaaataaataaaattacaattcatagtttacaaaaatattttaattagttcacggcaaaaataaacataaaccTAATAAAAACTGACGAATTAGGCTAATTATTGGACAACGATTAAAATTAAGAGTACTGACGAaggataaatgtaattaaaccaaatttcaTAGAACTAATTGCAATTTACTCTTTTCCTTATCTCTTGTAGAAAGGATGTACTTCCATACTGCATTTTGTTATCCAGCAAAACAAATAGATAATGTTTAGGTGAActtaagtttataattttactttattcaaacatttcaacttcttaattctaaaataaactgaaatatcttataaactccAAAAATCAATGTCACAGTAAAACTTTCTGAGTAGAGTGATTCCCACTTTGTCATTACAGCAGGAAGTTACCTGTTCTTTTCAACTACCAAAACAAGGGCAGAGAGATGTTCAACATTTTACTACTGGTAAGCAGTCGCTCCACTCGATTTATTTTGAGTTGAATCAGCATTGAATTTAACTCTGTGGATTTGGGTTAATAGACAGTGTGAAACCCAGAAACAGCACAGCAACCTAACAAACAACCCAGACTTTTGACTTTGGAAAAGCCACCTACCTCCAAAATTACTCCACTATTAACTAAGAACACACAAACGAATTTGCTCATCAAAGAATTGTATACAGTACTTTGGTTTCTGATAAATGTAAAAGCTCTgccatcaataaaatttattgaaaattaaaaagtcaAAAAGCGACAATGGGAGCAATCCAAAGGCGTGTAAATATTATTGGGAGCAATGATTTACGTTTTCTTCTTTCGGTTGGGAAAAcccaaaaattgatttaatgttTGTCAAAAAGGCAATGCAGCAATTATATCTTTCCGCACAACTCCCATTATCATGTCTGGAATCACTCTTTAATTTCCTTCACTGTAC
The nucleotide sequence above comes from Sesamum indicum cultivar Zhongzhi No. 13 linkage group LG11, S_indicum_v1.0, whole genome shotgun sequence. Encoded proteins:
- the LOC105174724 gene encoding UPF0503 protein At3g09070, chloroplastic yields the protein MNTNSADCGADRHPNEHFTGFCPSCLCERLHTLDSSSNTPSSSPPPSSASAAAAAAIKSLFSSTSKSNNFPPPPPLPKPSKPSSFFPELRRTKSFSASKNEALGLSFEPQRKSCDVRVRSTLWSLFTLDSESKSVADNNKPASASAASSSSHQNLQNSKKVESCFPNKPVFEEEENEEDFKDPENIEDVAFVDDDGDEDGDEIRPVRDSHLEGLRNVVVDVNSGKIVEEEVVLPSNLKPMKDHILDTQEKKSSGGGFWGAASVFSKKWHNWRRKQKIKKQNNGENLATLPVEKPISRQYRETQSEIADYGFGRRSCDTDPRFSLDAGRISLDDPRYSFDEPRASWDGYLIGRSFPRMAPMVSVLEDAPAVHVSRSDMQIPVEEPTMKSNNEEEGVPGGSAQTREYYLDSSSSRRRKSLDRSSSIRKTAAAVVAEIDELKVVSNAKVSPTTTDYLHGAKFLAERDSRDSNSNSLRDDLSETFELSGGFRDSINSVIGNGDRKESKKSRRWSSKIWGFIHRRNGGNKDEDEEEKYSRANGVERSLSESWQDLRREGNGDVRGGFNRNMFRSNSSVSWRNANHIGGSFASMRKSAVEMNGHGKKRNEFVLEKNRSARYSPNHLDNGLLRFYLTPMRSSRRGGLAKVKPNTSHSIARSVLRLY